attaatttatgaaaagaGGTTTGGTGCTGTGACAGAAAAGATCTCGGACCAGTCAACAGGAGATGTAGCCAttgatttttatcataaatataagGTAAACCCTAATGTAAATGATCTTTTGTCACTTGTCTTTGGAGCCTTGGAATGGCAATCATCCTTACGGTGACCAAATCCTTGGCTTTACAGGAATTTATTCACTTCtcaaaaataactttagaaTTGATGTTACAGGAGGACATTCAACTACTGAAGTTCTTGGGTATGGATGCCCTTAGATTCTCCATCTCCTGGACTAGAGTACTACCAAGTAAGAAATTGGGTTATGCCCATGATGGATATGTATATTTGTTGAATGATTGACATTGATTGATCCTAGGGGTAACGTATATGGAATTTTGTTTCAGCTGGAAGAGTTAGCGGGGGAGTGAGCAAGGACGGTGTCCAATTTTACAACAACGTCATCAATGAGCTCTTAGCGAATGGTCATTACCAATCTCCCTTAAAACATTCTATGTTTTCCAAAATACTTTCGGAGGAATAGTTTGAAGAACTCATATATATCTTGCTATCTTATGTAAGGTTGAAGCCCTTTGTGACTTTATTCCATTGGGATCTCCCGCAAGCCCTTGAAGACGAGTATGGTGGATTCTTAAGCCCTAAAATAGTGTAAGTTGGAACGTATGATCATACCTTCATCTgtacatttttcataaaatgatccTATTTAATTAAAGGAAAAGCTTCGGTTTGATATAGGGACGATTATCGCAACTATgttgatttttgctttaaacAATTTGGAGATCGAGTGAAGCATTGGATCACTTTGAATGAGCCATTCTCCTATGCCTACTATGGCTACTCAACTGGAACTTTTGCACCGGGCCGATGTTCGAACTATTCAGGCACCTGTGCCTCTGGGAACTCCGCAACTGAACCCTATAAAGTGGCACACCACCTACTTCTTTCTCATGCTGCTGGAGTGAAATTGTACAAGGAGAAGTATCAGGTTCTTGCTTATTATTTGTTACGTGCATTTCATTTTGATTAACTAAAGATCAGTTTCAAGATAGACAATATTGATAGTTTTTGATGATTATATTTGAATGATTGCAGAAATCTCAAAAGGGAATTATTGGAGTAACCCTAGTAACACATTGGTTACAATCAAAGTATGCAACCGTTGTAGGTGTCAAGGCTTCCCATAGAGCCCTCGATTTCATGTTAGGATGGTGAGTCTTGTTAAGCCACCATTTTGATTTAGGACTTgatgggtgtttgataaaacttaattcttactatttaatgatttaagtttaaattaaattattcttaaattattaatttaaaattcattctaaattattaaattgacatatttaccatCATTAATTGACtaatatttatatgttttcattgattttaaaatattaatttattagttaaatatttatatttaatgtgtTGTACATGTTTGaaataaccataaaaaaaaaaatttacgcAAAGATTGTTGTAAATGTAAAGTCAATTgtaaaatatactttttattaaacatggtaaataaaataattaatatatatatatataatatatatatatattatatatatagatattgaCTTAAtacctaaaattatttttaacatgtttaatttacttaattacttaattttaagtCTTTAAGTCATATCgtcatattaagtcattaaattaatttatcaaataccctttttctttataaatattttgtttggtatattttctcattgattaacctttaattatatgaatttttaaatttaaattttttttttttttttaggtttctaCATCCAATCACATATGGCGAGTACCCAATGACCATGCAATCTCTCGTGGGGCATCGACTGCCCAAATTCTCGCCAGCTGAATCCGAAATGCTTAAGGGATCATTGGATTTCTTAGGAATTAATTACTATACTTCAAATTATGCCACTACCTATGCATCAGCAGTAAACACCTTGGAGCTAAGCTGGGCAATAGATGGCCGACTCAACCTAACCAGTAAGCTTGAAAAACTCAATCTTATGAGCTCAACTATGATTCTTGTTCTCCTTCATGCTTTGCCTTTAGGTGACTAAACcctgtttattttttctatggCTATAGCGGAGAAAGATGGGGTTAACATTGGCCAACCGGTAATGTCTCTGTCCTTAGACatctaaggttatgtttggttcctcaaaaaaattgagggaagatgcaatatatatatatatatatatattatatatatatatatatatatatatatatgtataaaatagagaaaaaatagaaggaaaaaaaaaatttaaaaccaataaattattttt
This DNA window, taken from Vitis riparia cultivar Riparia Gloire de Montpellier isolate 1030 chromosome 13, EGFV_Vit.rip_1.0, whole genome shotgun sequence, encodes the following:
- the LOC117928863 gene encoding beta-glucosidase 13-like isoform X1; the encoded protein is MATQGPHLFCALVLVLSFAHCHGVKPSVMFSRHSFPPGFTFGAASSAYQYEGAAHLRGKSIWDTFTAKYPEKISDQSTGDVAIDFYHKYKEDIQLLKFLGMDALRFSISWTRVLPTGRVSGGVSKDGVQFYNNVINELLANGLKPFVTLFHWDLPQALEDEYGGFLSPKIVDDYRNYVDFCFKQFGDRVKHWITLNEPFSYAYYGYSTGTFAPGRCSNYSGTCASGNSATEPYKVAHHLLLSHAAGVKLYKEKYQKSQKGIIGVTLVTHWLQSKYATVVGVKASHRALDFMLGWFLHPITYGEYPMTMQSLVGHRLPKFSPAESEMLKGSLDFLGINYYTSNYATTYASAVNTLELSWAIDGRLNLTTEKDGVNIGQPTPLNWLYICPWGIRKLMLYIKEHYNNPTIYITENGLATANNASVPVKEDLNDTLRITYHRGHLYYLSKAIKEGVNVKGYFAWSFLDDFEWDAGFTFRFGLGYVDYKNGLKRYPKHSAYWFKKFLQK
- the LOC117928863 gene encoding beta-glucosidase 13-like isoform X2 — protein: MKEQHILEARVSGTPSLQNIQEDIQLLKFLGMDALRFSISWTRVLPTGRVSGGVSKDGVQFYNNVINELLANGLKPFVTLFHWDLPQALEDEYGGFLSPKIVDDYRNYVDFCFKQFGDRVKHWITLNEPFSYAYYGYSTGTFAPGRCSNYSGTCASGNSATEPYKVAHHLLLSHAAGVKLYKEKYQKSQKGIIGVTLVTHWLQSKYATVVGVKASHRALDFMLGWFLHPITYGEYPMTMQSLVGHRLPKFSPAESEMLKGSLDFLGINYYTSNYATTYASAVNTLELSWAIDGRLNLTTEKDGVNIGQPTPLNWLYICPWGIRKLMLYIKEHYNNPTIYITENGLATANNASVPVKEDLNDTLRITYHRGHLYYLSKAIKEGVNVKGYFAWSFLDDFEWDAGFTFRFGLGYVDYKNGLKRYPKHSAYWFKKFLQK